In Salvia splendens isolate huo1 unplaced genomic scaffold, SspV2 ctg135, whole genome shotgun sequence, the DNA window cggcacgaaatttaagaaatggatgttaaatgtgttaaataagtaaataaaaaagtaagagagggaaaaaagtagatagaacaaagtagaaagtgaataaagtagagaataaagtaagagagagtaaagtaagaaagagaaaaaagttactatatagggaaatgactcaactatgagaaaacttcccaaaatgaaaaaatgactcaactatagagAAACGGGGGAAGTAGTTTTGAAATCTAATTAATCTAAAAAGTACAGTAGTAAATATTTACGCAAACACAAGTATAGTGAATATACTCCcaccgttccataaaaatatatacaatttCTATTTATGGAAAGTAATTCTCAACTGAAAACTCATAtacattaaatttatttacaccTTATACCACCATGCTcaccattacaactcattaaacactaataataatgtgggttcCACTATCCAATAACACTaccttaagagcatccgcagcggttgAAGGACGGCgtcgtccgtccgtgccagcgtcACGGCacccgctgtccgccgctggcgcggcgctgcttgatgcatcgagcacgtcgtGCAGTGACAGCTGACACACAGCGCGTTCTGATTTGCCAACGGCATTtcgttggaaattcattttttaaaatcgaaaatataccaaattttttttaaaaaaaattcaactcccaaaaatatggcattTTTACggtttttctgaaatttttttgattttttatatttattcctaaatcatctataaatacaccatttatcatccatttttcgcatcaaatcatctctcattcatattttttcatacaacttatataCATCATCCTCTCTCACTCAACCCTCTcaatggatttcaccaatctcattgcggaagcggagcgagaagaacaagaatactacgaacaatatcgtgccgcctatgaagcctatgtcaccgcgaatacccccgctcatcctcgaccaactagatcaactcgttgctacatccatcgtgaccggaaggagccaacgaaaggctcgttgccgactatttttcgacagccgcggtttccggaagattactttcggcgtcgttttcgcatgtcaaaacacttgtttatgcgtattgtcaacacattatctgcccgtgttgaatactttcaaacaagtacagacacagccggtcggcaaagtctttcggcgttgcagaagtgtacgtatgtcatccgacaacttgctactgggcaaacggctgaccctccttcgacgagtatttgcatgtcggtgagtcactGGAATCtttgccttaaaaattttttgcgacggcgttcgttcagctttcggtgaggaattccttcgggcactcACCACGATGATTGcaaacggttgcttcgtcttcacgaaacaatcaatggttttcccggtatgcttggcagcattgactacATGCATTGGAGATGGAGGAATTGCCTGACTGCTTAGAGGGGGCAACAcctaagcggccacaaaggcggcggcccaacacttatccttgaagcggtcgccgactaccgcctatggaattgacatgcatattttggtattgcatgatccaacaacgacttgaacgtgctctattcttcaccactcttcaatgatgttttgaatggtgtagcgcCAGTGATCAACTTCACCGTCAAGGAAATGCAtacacatgggttactatctcgctgatgttatctacccaaggtgtcgactttcgtgaagacactcagcaacccgcaagacccgagacgggttctttttgcgcagcgtcaagagtccgctcggaaagacgtcgaaagagcttttggggtccttcaagcccgattcaacactgtgaaggccccgtcttggctgtggtacgtgaaaaatatcgccgacatcatgtacatgtgtattatcttgcacaacatgattatagctgacgaaggaccgatggtggctagcttttacgactacatgattatagccggaagctcaaccgccgaggtctcccccacgccgaggtgtgcatacgacgatgggcgagaggatcgaaacaaggaacacaatgcgcgatacctgagcccacattgagctacaagaagacctaatcaaaccatttgggcgaaattcggcacgagtagtggatttttttaattttattaatttaattatgtaatttttaattttaggatttaattatataatttttaatttttaggattttaattatgtaatttttaatttttatgattttaattatgtaattttaatttttttgtaatttgtaatagtattccggatatttttaatgcattttaattttgttgaaatgtttttatttaaattgaataatagaatggtgagacccttgagcttgtccttgcggaagagcgcggatgtgggtgttgtgctcttgcctaagagcatggagtaaaagtAGGCCCgtgcccacatccgtgctcgttggcaagagcacgaatGAGGATACTgtaactatcattctccttttttctcttactttaccaattgtgcatcaATTCTTGTGTCATttcaaatgcacatatttttatgagacggatgtGAGAATATTAACCACTTTACCACATAAGCAATGCATATacactatttttctttttaacttATCCAAATAAACTCAACCCTTTTTAAAgatgaaaaaattagtaaagtagtattccctccgtccctaaagagtatgcattattttcttttcgtccgtccccaaagagtatgaatatttaattttggaaactctcttctctctaattaggtgagactcattctccattaataatacttaaaaaactttaTATATCTATCTCTCTTGCTTTACCAATTTGCATTAAAACCTATGCTGAactcaaagttcatactctcgaggacggaggaagtactgtATCTCTCTTATTGTCTTTCCAATAAAGCATCTTAATTGCTAGCAGTATGTAATTCATTGAGCATCCAAATGCTCTCAATTTTCCAGTAAAATATCAGTttcttaaaaatgaaatgaggcATTGTACAGTAGAAGATGGGATTGTGATTGTTGTTGCATGTTAAATTAACTACTGCCATATCTGTAAAAGGAGCGGATAGGTTTTAGGGGTTGGAAATGGTGAGAACAGAATAGGGTAGCTGTAGACTGTAGCATCGTATCTTGCTGATGGGATTTCACCTGCTCCATCTTTACATGATCTTCTTTTACCTCAACTCCCCATTATAAATACTCCAACAAAATCATcaaaaattactactccctcaaTTATTCTCACGGTAATAAACAGAATAACCTTGTAGGCCTGTAGTTACAACCCCAAGAGTTCACCACCACATTTTCTTAAATACGGAGTATATTATTTCCTTCTTTCCTTATTAATTAGgccatcgggcgcgctatcgtccgccactgtggcactACGGACGATGAACGATGCGTCATCCGCGCCCGatgcttagtccgcggacgaagcgcggacgatagggcatcgttcGCGTCATCgcccgcccactgtgggcgacgcggatgATGGCGCTGACGATGCAAcacgttttagtttttttttttaattcaaaaattttgttatatatacctcatcttcacttttcatttgtacttttttttatttctaactcgtgtaactttttttaaatcaatgaatttttttcccgttcttttagttaatcattgtgttttttaataagtttgcatttatatatttgaaaacatttaaattaaataacaaaaaacacTAAAATGCTTTATGGCGCCCCTTAAAGCctccactgcaggtggaagggcatgaggataaaatgctgacgtggcgccttaggcgccccattgtggatggccttattcTACGATATAGTAGATTTTAAGAAGttgtttgatttatttttaaaattagaggaaaattttaaaagaatgtaagtaatttattaaaataatgaaaattaaatgagataattaaaaaaactgaataaaattagtaaaataagatgATTTAAGGAACTAAAGGAGTAACTTTTTACTTTCAAGACCTAAACACATTCTATTCTACTACTACTGATTATCTACATTACtgaaatatatagtactacGAATTTTTGAAACCTAGAGTCGGTCCCTCCTTATAGCTAATTCATTGAATCTCTAAtccttttagtttttttttgagGCTATAAATCTTTTATTATATTAACAACTTTTGATAAGGTCACTATTACATTAAATTAGtgggtttttattttaaatacataaagtCATACCATCCAGCTCGATCTGCGCATGAtcgaaatattaaattaaatgaaattggttcgtagtagtaattaatactcatggtggtgttcggtttttTTAGATAAATAATATTAAGATATAAGttaagattgagttgtgagattattttcggttttttagataaaataatattaagatATAAGttaagattgagttgtgagattattttagtcatatgggattagctatgactaattatcacatgattatctatctaggattgagttgagggactaaatctcatgaaccaaactcACTACTAATTTAAtccgggatacaatcttgcaaaccaaacACTCCACATATATACTAACGAGtaatactaaattttaattaaacttGATTGTTAAGCATAAACTAAACCCTGATGCGATCTCCTTTTGTTTAATAGCAAATCAACATGAATTgatgaagaaataaaatttgatggaATTATTCGTAATTACATCAAATTGATAGAACTGAGTAGATAAACACGACAAATTAGATGTAACCAAAATCGACCAACATATTTTTGGACTGCACTTAAATGCCAACATTTCATATTCATCTCTTAATTAAAATCACGTGCCGGTGCCCTAATCCCATAATTAATTACCCATTTCATGACAAGACTGATCAAACTAACTTCACTTAAAATTTTTGCAATATTTGTAAAAAAACAGATGCAGAAAATAGTAAGGATCTGTTTGGCGCCTGAATTTAGTGTTAAACCAATGTGAAGTCGTAATCACATTAAAGatggagaggagaggagaggagaggagaggagagaacAGTTTATGGTCTGAAGATAGTTTTCAAGGGTTAAGGATCATAATTAGGACATTTGCTGTACCAATTATAACGATTTTTTTGATTGGTTATTCCAATGTCTATTACCTTTCGCTACTTGTTTGGTTGTTAACTAAttcaatttgtaattttcttttcatGGTAAAGTCATTTAATGCCCTTGTCCTGTCTCCTCATCATGAAAGATGCTAAACCAACACCCTATTTTTGCACTTTTGATTTCTAATTACATTTATTTCTATTTGGATTGTCGTTTATGAATAGGTTATTAATTGGGAGATAAATCCATCACTTTTGAGCGTTTCAGTGTAACTACAAATTTTGACTTTCTATAAATTTCACCACCTCAGTAAAATTTAGTTCGAAACGACGTCGTGATGTACctagtactagtactactactataatcgTTGATGTAACATacaatgattattttaatattcaattaaacgtAGCATCtaaaacaaaaagaagaaaagttATGCAACATTCTACGCTATGTATTTAATGAAGCAAAAATGAGGGATACGTGCGAAAATTGGTGACAAAGAAATATGAGAGGAAATTTGATATTGTGATGATGGATGTGTGTCGAAATGGAATTAAATGAAGCCTGACGTAGTGGCGGAGGGAGTAGGAACAAAGGGGCATGAGTGtacccaaaaaaaaataatagtagtattatatatttaaatacatATTCTgagtttatattaataatatatattatatatatgaggTGTggtcaaatacaaactctctaaaatacaaactatgtcaccggagtgtacaaattctgtcaccggagtgtacaaattctgtcaacggactgtacaaattctgtcaccgggggtcgatgtcaacagaatgtacaaattatgtcaccgggggatgtacggagtgtacaaattctgtcgacgggggtgtccaaattctgatttttcgatgtcaaaatgttgacattagaaaaatctcttatattaaccgttgattaattgtattaagtgagtatgattaaagtttgtatagtttgtattttagagagtttgtattttatcacacccctatatatatatatatatatatatatatatatatatatatatataatatattaatgtcCCCCTATTTGGCTACTCTAAAAACTAATGTCCCCTTAATCCATATTTGGCTATTCCTCCAATAAATActggaaaagaaataaaatacattgAATAAATCAAAAAGTGGTAAAACTCAATTTTAATTCAAAGCATTTTTTAcagaacacaataaaaataacaaacctATTGCCATCCCCAATTGAAAACCGTCGACTGCTTCTGCTTCTTGCCTTCTTCCGCCGCCGACTACCGCTCTCCAACTCCGGTTTCTTGCCTTCTTCCGTGACTTGCCGCCTCAATTTTCATCATACACTTTGTTCTTTGTTGAAAAGGTGAGTGATTAGGAATTTAGGTGTAAAAGTTTAGTTCATTAAATAATTTAGAGATTTTGGCAGCTTGTGCAAAATAGAATAATGTTTTACACTTTATGACTCTCTCTTATTGTCTTGGAATTGGGGTGAATTGAAAACAGCCGTGCTTCCAATTATTTGTGGATGAGAAATTCCAATTATGTATTATTTTAGGGATTATATAGTACTAAATGCACaagtgtttaattttaaatagcttaattgttgttttggattctaaattattttgtttcaattttaaaaatttgatcttCTGACTTTGGTAGCCATTTCAAAAAAGAACGATGATTGTAGTTGGCTTTTTGAAACTGTTAGTATTTTGTTGAATGTAATTGGAGTTTCTTGTAAGAGAAATGAATTGCTTCGCGAAGTTCAAGCACAAAAAGTTGCTCAAGCCTTGGAAATTGGTGAACTTGAATCGGGATCGGGATTGAATCAAGAACTTAGTTTGAAGAGGCCTGGAGACACTCGTTGGAGTTCTCACTACAAGACTCTTTTGAATATCATGGACTTATTTTCTACAATTTTTTAAGTTCTTACGATGATTGGAAAGAAAGATTCCGTTTTCGATGATAAGGGAAAAGCTCAAGGCATTTTGTACTTACTAGAGTCATTTGATTTCGTGTTTATGGCACAACTAATGACTACTATATTTGGGTACACTAACAATTTGTGTCTTGCTTTgcaaagaagagatcaagacaCCATTAATGCTATGAGGCTTGTCACTTTAACCAAAGATCAACTACAGAAAATGAGGGAGGATGGATGGGAGATTCTCTTGAACAAGGTAATCTTAATTTGCAATAAACATGACATTGTTGTTCCAAATATGAAAGCTCACTGTAGCCCTCATGTAAGATCAAAACGTTTGTTCAACAAGTTTCATATCTTCATCATTTTCGTGTTGATGTGTTTATCAAAGTGATTGACTTATTACTTCAAGAACTTGATAATCGATTCGATGAAGTTAATATGGagttgctcagatgtatggctTGCTTCAATCCTAAAGATGGCTTCTCTTCTTTTGACAAGGAAAAGGTACTCAAACTTGCCACTTTTTATCCTTCCGATTTTGCAAACATTGATTTGATGGACCTTGAGTGCCAACTTGATATATTCATTGGAGATATGAGAAGTGATGAAGACTTTCAGAATTTGCGAGATATTAGTTCTCTTTTGGTGAAGTCTGTTGAAACAAAAAGAGATGTGGTTTATTCGCATGTGGTTTTGCTTatcaagttgattttgattcttcCGGTTGCCACTGCAAGTATAGAGAGAGTGTTTTCTGGAATGACGTTTGTGAAGAATAAGTTGAGAAATAGAATGGGTGATCAACATTTGAACGATTGTTTGGTCACTTTCATTGAGAAAGATGTGTTTCTACAAGTATCCGATGATGATGTAGTGAATCGTTTTGAAGAAATGAAGACTcgttgaaaaataaattagatataatgtagtttatttttgtattttgaaatgtatgactctaaaatttgtatatttcaaaatatattgcttttagtattagtttttatttttgatatgtTATATAATGATTTATCATATGACTCACACCCCCGAATAtaaattcctggatccgccactgccctGACGTTTTGTTATCCAAGTAGTTTTCATGTATAGTTGCTGGAGAATAGTCGTATATTCATATTCTTAACAAATTTGACTATTTAAAATTTAGGGGTGATGTTGAGTGGCATGaaactaaatttatttttaatcaaatgGAGAATAAATCGATCTCTTGCCTTTGGACGTCCTTTACAAATTAAAATGAGTAATAGGAGATATACGAATAGGATAGGAGTATAAAACACATACTCCATGCTCTGAAATTTGTAAGAAAATGATATACGAGTACTAAAAATTGGGTGGGGTCCAGTGGCAATGTGGGAACTGCGCATGTTAGTGGTGGACAAGCAAGGCAAAGAAAGCGGCGCAAAGTAGCGGGTTGGTAGTCAAAGAAGAATGTGATGATACACAACACAGGTGGTGCGGAATTGCATCCCCATAGCCTTTTCGCACGCGCGAAAAGATCACGTGCTCTCACTAACTATATGTACTCTATATATGTAGTATTTTACTCCATTTTGAAGATATTAACTTTGGGTTAATATTGGATTATTGGTAGTCTTTTTTTTAAACATTATACTAATTGGTTTTAAAAGTTACTATTACAGGTGTGCATTTCTCAACCCgacttaaatataattttttttggcaGATTTTGATCTACTTGCGTGGCGTAGTATGAATTATACATTAACCGATGTCGTTTCAACGTTGAACAATATGAGTCTAATAGGATAAAATAttctactactagtatttagtaGACCTGCAATTTGAAGAGTGACCCATTGTGAGAAATTGCCATCAATCTTAAAGTTTATAACTTTTAAAACGACTTACAAATTGTGAAAAATAAGAATTCGCTCAAAGTTTATTGTAGTTTTTACGAtcaagatatttttattttttgagatATGTATTGCGGGAGATATGTATATTTACTCTAAATTTAAAATAGATATTATAATTATGTGATATTAATAGTAATATGTCATTCCATTATTCATGATAATATTCCTATCTTGTTTGCATAGATTGGTTATGTaagataatataattatttatttattttatttggataGTAGGATTTCATGACCTCTTTATTTATAAATAGATTTTCGCAGCTTGGATGTTTTCAGAGCCACAAAAGGTTGAAATTACTTGCTTACAAAATATTTAACCAAATTTTACAAAGATGATTTTGCAAC includes these proteins:
- the LOC121789091 gene encoding uncharacterized protein LOC121789091 → MIGKKDSVFDDKGKAQGILYLLESFDFVFMAQLMTTIFGYTNNLCLALQRRDQDTINAMRLVTLTKDQLQKMREDGWEILLNKPSCKIKTFVQQVSYLHHFRVDVFIKVIDLLLQELDNRFDEVNMELLRCMACFNPKDGFSSFDKEKVLKLATFYPSDFANIDLMDLECQLDIFIGDMRSDEDFQNLRDISSLLVKSVETKRDVVYSHVVLLIKLILILPVATASIERVFSGMTFVKNKLRNRMGDQHLNDCLVTFIEKDVFLQVSDDDVVNRFEEMKTR